In a single window of the Nilaparvata lugens isolate BPH chromosome 1, ASM1435652v1, whole genome shotgun sequence genome:
- the LOC120351385 gene encoding uncharacterized protein LOC120351385, which translates to MVEMIDLMISLRNICGVKPENKFLFAVPGTPNSYYRCSDVIREMRNRAGTKYPERVTTTSMRKEAATLAAACGLTREQVEELASFLGHSVATHKQHYRLPQETIQKARVAKFLLNIQQKSSTAVEDQMTDGMINDEVPEGWINDADREEMSEMDTNPPPKKRVKVEKKPLGN; encoded by the coding sequence ATGGTAGAGATGATAGATTTGATGATAAGTTTGAGAAATATTTGTGGGGTGAAGCCCGAGAACAAGTTCCTATTCGCGGTACCCGGCACTCCCAACTCGTATTATCGATGCTCCGATGTAATAAGGGAAATGAGAAATAGAGCTGGGACAAAATACCCGGAAAGAGTCACAACAACCTCCATGCGTAAAGAAGCAGCCACTCTCGCAGCTGCCTGTGGCTTAACGAGAGAACAAGTAGAAGAGCTGGCTAGTTTCTTGGGGCACAGTGTTGCTACCCATAAGCAACACTACCGTCTGCCCCAAGAAACGATTCAAAAGGCGAGGGTAGCGAAATTTCTTCTTAATATACAGCAAAAATCTAGTACGGCAGTTGAAGATCAAATGACAGATGGAATGATCAATGATGAAGTGCCAGAAGGGTGGATAAATGATGCTGATCGAGAAGAGATGAGTGAGATGGATACCAATCCTCCCCCAAAGAAGAGAgtgaaagttgaaaaaaaaccaTTGGGAAACTGA